In the genome of Deinococcus humi, the window GACACCTTCTGCCACACCCTCGAGGCCCTCGCCGAAGAGCCGCAGCAATACGAAGTTTTTCTCGGTCATCACGCCAAAAGACGTTCTGAACGGCTTGAGCAGCGGCAGAGAGACCACGCGCAATTCGGCGCGGTCAATCTTCATGGCACCGTCCAGCAACGAGGTGGCTTGACGCTCGGATACAGGCTTGGGAAGGCTCGCTTGACAGCATGAAAGCTCCTTGTCTACGGACAGGACGAGACTGCCCAGACGCGAGAGAGGTCAACGTGAGAACCGCGATTGCATTTAATTTTGCGACATCCTAGCGATACGCAAGGCGTTTTGCAAGGGCAGAGGCGCTGGCCGTCTTCCCCTTTACGGCTGTAAAGCTCCAGAACGTCTCATTCCACGGTCCCATGCCCCTTTTTCCTGGCCTGCAACCTGTAAACCAATTTTCTGACCGTGCCTCAGTTCACCGCGCCGCGAACCAGCATCAGCGCGACGGTGTATTCAGGCGCACCCGGCGTTTCCTCGATTTCAAAGTCTTCCAGCACGGCCCACAGGCGACGTTTCAGTTCCGTGGCTTTCTCCCGGCTCAGGTGCATGTGACCGATGTTGAGGAAAAACGGCTCGTCGCCGAAGAACAGTTCATGGGCCGGGCCATGTCCGTCACCGATCAGGAGGCTGAGATTCTCCGCGTTGCTTTCCAGCCAGAAACCCCAGTGCGGGGAATGCTGATGCAGGACCCGGGCGCTGTGAGCGATTACGATTTCCAGTCGGGGCAGCAACTGGGCCGAGGCGAAAGCTTCAAGCGTTTCTGCGCCCGTGACCTCGTAGGGAATGAACCAGCGCCCAGGCATGCGGTAGCGCTTGATGGACCGGCCTGCGCGGGCGTCCTGCCGTTCGATCACGGCGATGTCGGCCTGGATCAGTTTGCCCAGCAGGTAATGGGCGCGTTGCACGCTGACGTTCAGGTGCGCGGCCACCTCCGAGGCGCTGCATTCCGCATGCATCAGCAGGTCCAGTAGCGGGTGCAGCTTGACGTCCAGCAGCAGTGTCGCCTGCTCCGCGTTGGCTGTCCGCACACCGTTCATACTGCAGAGCTTAGAGCGCCGCTTCTCCAGAAACCGCCTTTCATCTGGAGTTGGCGCGGCACACACTCGTGGTATGCCCACCCACCTGTGGAACCGCTCGTTTGTGATCTGGCTGCTCGGCACGGCTCAGAGTCAGCTGGGCTCGGCGCTTGCGGGCATCGCCCTGAGTTTTCTGGTGCTGCATCAGACCGGCTCGGCGGGGCAGATGGCGCTGACCCTGGCCTGCGCGCTCGCCCCCAACCTGCTAATGCCGCTGGCCGGGGCGCTGGTGGACCGCGTCCACCTGAAAGTGCCGTTGATCGGTGCGGACGTGGCGCGTGGGCTGTTGCAGTTCACGGTGGGCGGCCTGGCCCTGGCGTGGGGCGAGGTGCCGCTGTGGCTGGTGAACGGGGCAGCCGTGCTAACCGGGCTGGCGGGCATCTTCGCGGGACCGGCCAGCAGCGCGGCTGTGCCCGGCCTGGTCCCTGAACAGGAGTTGACGCGGGCAAATGGCCTGATCGGCGGCGTGGGTCAGGGTGCGTGGTTGCTGGGAACCCTGCTGGGGGGAGCTCTGGTCACGGCGTTCTCGCCGGCACTCGCGATTGTGCTGGACGGCGCAAGTTTCCTGGTGATGGCGGTACTGTTGCTGCTAGTGCAGTTGCCCCGACGTGAGCTGAAGACCGAAAGAGTAGAGTCGGTCCTGGGGAGCGTGGCCAGTGGCCTGCGTCTGATGCGCCGTTCACGGGTTTTGTTGTTCCTGCCGCTGATTGCCCTGTTGCTCAACGCCAGCCTCGCGCCAGTCCAGGTCCTGTTGCCCAAACTGCTGCTCGGCGGCGCCGGAGCGCAGGGGTACGGTCAATACCTTGCTGCCGAGAGTGCCGGAATGCTGGTGGCCTCTGCCCTGCTGGCGCTGATCGGCCCGCGACTGCCCCTGCGCCGCACGGTTGCGCTGGGGCTCGTTGTGTTGGGGAGTTCGTTGTTTTTGCTGATCGGATTTGCCGCGCCTCCGGCCCTGCTTG includes:
- a CDS encoding MFS transporter, whose translation is MPTHLWNRSFVIWLLGTAQSQLGSALAGIALSFLVLHQTGSAGQMALTLACALAPNLLMPLAGALVDRVHLKVPLIGADVARGLLQFTVGGLALAWGEVPLWLVNGAAVLTGLAGIFAGPASSAAVPGLVPEQELTRANGLIGGVGQGAWLLGTLLGGALVTAFSPALAIVLDGASFLVMAVLLLLVQLPRRELKTERVESVLGSVASGLRLMRRSRVLLFLPLIALLLNASLAPVQVLLPKLLLGGAGAQGYGQYLAAESAGMLVASALLALIGPRLPLRRTVALGLVVLGSSLFLLIGFAAPPALLGIGVLMGLAMALVNTPVITLMQQLVPPAFLGRTFSVLGMVATLGMPLTLLALSPVVDRFPAALFFMVAGGMTVLMALAWTWVVLSERKLPDLETEPGGFRAG
- a CDS encoding winged helix-turn-helix domain-containing protein; protein product: MNGVRTANAEQATLLLDVKLHPLLDLLMHAECSASEVAAHLNVSVQRAHYLLGKLIQADIAVIERQDARAGRSIKRYRMPGRWFIPYEVTGAETLEAFASAQLLPRLEIVIAHSARVLHQHSPHWGFWLESNAENLSLLIGDGHGPAHELFFGDEPFFLNIGHMHLSREKATELKRRLWAVLEDFEIEETPGAPEYTVALMLVRGAVN